The genome window CGCTACGGCCACCGCGCCAGCGAGTACAAGGATTTGCAGGACATGTACCGCAAGACCCGCGCCGAAGGCTTCGGCCCCGAGGTCCAGCGCCGCATCATGGTCGGCACCTACGTGCTGTGCCACGGCTACTACGACGCCTACTACGTGCAGGCGCAGAAGATCCGCCGCCTGATCGCGGACGACTTCCAGGCCGCCTTCCGCGACCAGTGCGACGTGATCATGGGCCCGGTGGCCCCGACCGTGGCCTGGGACCTGGGCTCGAAGGCCAACGACCCGGTGGCCAACTACCTGGCCGACATCTTCACCCTGTCGACCAGCCTGGCGGGCCTGCCCGGCATGTCGATCCCGGTCGGCTTCGGCCAGGGCGAAAAGAATGGCAAGCGCCCGGTCGGCCTGCAAATCATCGGCAACTATTTCGCCGAAGCGAAGCTGCTGAACATCGCGCACCAGTACCAGCAGGTGACCGACTGGCACCAGCGCGCCCCGGAAGGCGTCTGAAGACAGAAAAGAGAGAACAGATATGCAATGGGAAGTCGTCATCGGTCTTGAGAACCACGTCCAGCTCACGACCAACTCGAAAATCTTCAGCGGCAGCTCGATCCGCTTCGGCGCCGAGCCCAACACCCAGGCCAGCCCGGTCGACCTGGCGCTGCCGGGCGTGCTGCCGGTGCTGAACCGCGGCGCGGTCGAGCGCGCGATCCGCTTCGGCCTGGCCGTGGGCGCGAAGATCGCGCCGCACTCGGTGTTCGCGCGCAAGAACTACTTCTACCCCGACCTGCCGAAGGGCTACCAGATCAGCCAGTTCGAGGACCCGGTGGTCCAGGGCGGCACGATCAGCTTCGCCTACGAGAAGGACGGCAAGCTCGAGACCAAGACCGTCAACCTGACCCGCGCCCACCTCGAAGAGGACGCGGGCAAGTCGCTGCACGAGGACTATGCCGGCATGAGCGGCATCGACCTGAACCGCGCCGGCACGCCGCTGCTGGAGATCGTGTCCGAGCCCGAGATGCGCAGCGCCGCCGAGGCGGTGGCCTATGCCAAGGCCCTGCACTCGCTGGTGGTGTGGCTGGGCGTCTGCGACGGCAACATGCAGGAAGGCTCCTTCCGCTGCGACGTCAACGTCTCGGTGCGCCCGGTCGGCCAGAAGGAATTCGGCACCCGCTGCGAGATCAAGAACCTGAACTCCTTCCGCTTCATGGAAGAAGCCATCCACTACGAAGTGCGGCGCCAGATCGAGCTGATCGAGGATGGCGGCAAGGTGGTGCAGGCGACCCGCCTGTGGGACCCGGACCGCAAGGAGACCCGCTCCATGCGCACCAAGGAAGACGCGCAGGACTACCGCTACTTCCCCGACCCCGACCTGCCGCCGCTGGTGATCCAGCAGGACTGGATCGAGCGCGT of Massilia sp. KIM contains these proteins:
- the gatB gene encoding Asp-tRNA(Asn)/Glu-tRNA(Gln) amidotransferase subunit GatB; this translates as MQWEVVIGLENHVQLTTNSKIFSGSSIRFGAEPNTQASPVDLALPGVLPVLNRGAVERAIRFGLAVGAKIAPHSVFARKNYFYPDLPKGYQISQFEDPVVQGGTISFAYEKDGKLETKTVNLTRAHLEEDAGKSLHEDYAGMSGIDLNRAGTPLLEIVSEPEMRSAAEAVAYAKALHSLVVWLGVCDGNMQEGSFRCDVNVSVRPVGQKEFGTRCEIKNLNSFRFMEEAIHYEVRRQIELIEDGGKVVQATRLWDPDRKETRSMRTKEDAQDYRYFPDPDLPPLVIQQDWIERVKAEMPELPGAIRARLTGEYGLPEYDSLVLTASKDMAAYYEAVVAKAGKENAKAAANWMMGDVSSTLNREGVEIAQAKVSSAQLALLLKRVADGTISNKAGKEVFAAMWEAGSEDENLADTVIEQKGLKQISDTGALEAIVDEVLAANAKSVEQYRAGKEAAINALIGQTMKASKGKANPAQVTELLKKKLAA